GAACGACCTACCGGGAGTATCGATTAAAATGGCTGGACATGCACGCCATGTGCGCATGTCTTCCGATTCCCCTCTGGAGCTTCGCGTACCGGCGGAGAATCGGGCGATCATTTGGGGAGAAGCAGCAACAATATGCCCACGGGCACGATCCAGGCCACAGCCAAGGTGGGGATGAGGACTTCATGCATGCGGATGGATTGTTGGGTTTGCTTGACCATTTCGGTGTCGGCCAGGTCCGTGGGCAGGCCGACGATGTCCGGGGCGGACTATTTTGATGTACCATTCTGCTGGGTTCATGTTTTATTATTAATTCCTCGTGTGTGAGACCAAAAGGCTTTAATAAAGAGCGATACGGGTTATTTTGTCGCGATATTATTGCCTTATGAGCGAGGATCGCATAATTTGTCAGGGGCGAATTGTACAAGGTGATTCTCAGTAACAGTGGAGGAATTTGGCATGGCCGAAAAGAATATAGAGTGTTTAGGCAATGTCGCTAAAAGCGGTTTGCTGGTAGGTGGGTCCGGCTTGATCGGCGGTGGAATTCTCCATTATTTCAAGACATATGTTGATGGTGAGTTCGAACTGATGGGGCCCAACAGCAAACAGTTAAGCTTGCGCAACCCTGAAGACGTACGTCTTCATGTTCGTCGCCACCGTCCAGAATTCATCGTCAACTGCGCCATCGCCGCCCTTGATTCAAATCCTTTGCTCGCCTACCAAATCAATTATCTTGGCACTCTGCACTTGGCCCGCGCGGCTCTGGAGCAGGGAATTCCTTATATTCACTTCAGCTCCGCCGCCGTGTTGCCTCCCGGCGAGAATCTTACCGAAGACGACCACCTGGAGCTGACCGCGAAGCTCCCCAACTACCCCAAATCCAAATTGCTTGCGGAAATGGCCCTGGCCGAGATGCACCGGAAATATGGGCTGGATTATACAATTATTCGCTTGGCTGTGGTTTACGGCGCCCATGATCACAAGATCCAGGGCTTTCATCGCATGTTGTTCGCCATTGCCGACCAGACAATGCCCCTGCTCTTCACGAACCGTCGGGCTGCGCACTCCTATACCAACGCCATGAAGATTCCGCCCTTTGTTCATCATATTCTCACACATCGCGAGGAATTCGGGGGAAGAATTTGGCATTTTGTCGATCCTGCTCCTGTGTCGCTCAGCGAACTTATCCTCACGATCAAGTCCTATCTCCAACTGAAGCGGCCTTGGAAGATTTATCTCCCCTATCCCGTGGCCCATTTCGGCGCTGGTATCATACATTGGTTGATCCGCATGCTGGGGCGAATCGGCATTGATGCCCGAATGCCGGCGGAACTGCTCTTCATGGAACAATTTTACCAGACCCAAACCCTGTCCTCTCGTCGCCTCCAGGAGTCCAGCTTCTTCGACCCCAAGCCTGAAACCACCGTATTCACGGAATTGCCTCATTTGCTGGAATATTACCTGACCCGCTGGGAAGCTCTCAATCTGATCACCACCTACAACAAAGACTTTTTCGATTGCGGACGCCAAAGCGAGGATTTTGTGAACAATCCGTCCAAGTTGCTGGAAACTTTGGGCAAGTGAAGATGTCGCGTTCTCTGTGGCACCAAAGACAAGCCTCACACGCCAGTTGGT
The sequence above is drawn from the Desulfonatronum sp. SC1 genome and encodes:
- a CDS encoding NAD(P)-dependent oxidoreductase: MAEKNIECLGNVAKSGLLVGGSGLIGGGILHYFKTYVDGEFELMGPNSKQLSLRNPEDVRLHVRRHRPEFIVNCAIAALDSNPLLAYQINYLGTLHLARAALEQGIPYIHFSSAAVLPPGENLTEDDHLELTAKLPNYPKSKLLAEMALAEMHRKYGLDYTIIRLAVVYGAHDHKIQGFHRMLFAIADQTMPLLFTNRRAAHSYTNAMKIPPFVHHILTHREEFGGRIWHFVDPAPVSLSELILTIKSYLQLKRPWKIYLPYPVAHFGAGIIHWLIRMLGRIGIDARMPAELLFMEQFYQTQTLSSRRLQESSFFDPKPETTVFTELPHLLEYYLTRWEALNLITTYNKDFFDCGRQSEDFVNNPSKLLETLGK